From Camelina sativa cultivar DH55 chromosome 5, Cs, whole genome shotgun sequence:
atattattgaccgtgtcataacaaatcaaattagagtgtttataatttgtaactttttgatctatcatatatttatgatactcttaaaactatcaaattaaactagtttaaaatatttcaaattaaattatttaaaaagtttgttatattatataaaattatacaattcaacaaaagaaatatatgaaactgaacttaaatattcaaattttgacccgttattCAGTCACAATTTCAGttgaatagatattttttaaaaaaaataatattactaaaacttgaatattttagagattgaacaatttttttttggtatgaatatGATGTATTTCGATGAATGGAGGGTGTTACGGAAgatcttattttgtttgcttaatCAAAAATCACGCTTAAGCATAATTAATTTctgagattttattatattccTTTACTTAATTACCTAACAGTATATATGGCTGGttgttaaagattttatttctttaagttGTATTATTCTTAGGGATATTCTCTTTAAGTGTATCTCGGTATAACTAAGGAAGCCAACtcatataacctattttgtaaccaactaatgaatcaaataataaattaaattttataacctaccaaaaaaaagttgtgttcTTCCGAAATATTAAATAGATGATTTATCACTGAAGtagatatatatgatatgtcacaaatttgagccaaaaaaaatattttgtattctaaaataatttcaatatctaataataaccataaacacaatttattgcatattaattctttaaaatgtaactcacatgatgtttgaaaataaaactcTCAATATATtaatacactttaatgtattaattgccacacaatttatatttaatattggAAATGTAACAAACTGTTGGTATcagaaacaacaattagaaataaaaaactaagaaataaGATTTGGGCAGACTTTCGGTGTAAATCGACAAGAACTATGAAGAGCAACAAACTgaatttttgtattgattttttgtaTCGAATCGTTAAAAGTTACATGGCGAACACTTTACAAAAGCTGAATATTTAAACTCCATCCTCAACGAGACTCCTCCTGAATCTCCCCCTGTAATCTCGCCTGCGATCTTGACTACAAAATCCCGACCTCATCTCTGGGTTGACTTCGCCCTCAGCCTCGAGCTCTCTTCCTGGGCCTTCGTCAGGCCCACTTGCCGGGTTGACGTTTGCTTCTTCCGTCGCTTTGGTCGCGATCCTCCTCGGGGAAGACACAACGAATCTCGGCTTCCGAGATCTCCGTGATGATTACCTCCTCTCTCCTCAAATCCAACGCTGGAGACGAAAGGTTTGAACGGCCCAGATTGAGGGAGAGAGATTTGTGGGATTACGAAAACCGACGCCATTATGACTTATAAGTCATAAGTCACACGTCTCGTCATAACCGCGCACTCATCCACTCCATCGAgttaaatttccttttcttctctccttcgcTTAATAATTTCTGAGACTTAATCTCTACTTTACTAGTTCTATTATCTCGTCCTCTTGCTAAGTTCATCTTTCTCCGCCTAGGCTAGTTAATTTCGCAATTGTTTTGccttttgtttatgttattatGGCTGCTCTTGAACTCTGGGGAAATCACATCCCACCAATTACGTCGGTCAAACACCTAACCGACCTTCGTCAAAAGCACGGAGTACCTCCAAACGTGGAGATGGTACTTCGTTCCGACGATCCGTTCACCCTGGAGACTGTCCCTCCGGGATTTTGCTGCGCATACACCACGTACTTTGAAAGATGTGGGCTCGTGTTCCCCATCCAGAGGATTATTTTACAGATCCTCCAACGCCTCCGGATGGCGTTTCCCCAGATGTGTCCAAATTTTGTGCGACACGTCATGGGAATATACGTCAGAGGTCGTGAACTCGAACTCGAACTCGGGGTGGATGACATCCTTCGATTGTACCAcatcaaacataattctggattTCCCGGGACGTTCTATACATGTCGTCGCCGTGGCCCGTAGATAATCCAGGCGCTTCCCGGAAAGGATGAGCAATGGAGGGAGAAATACTTCTACTTCCATGTTACTCCGGCATCGGTGGGAGACTTCAATTTTGCTCGTCTTCCGACCCAATGGGCCGTTTGTGTTGGTCAGAATGACCTCTTAGTCACCTGTAGTCCTCCGTCGTTGTCGTAACTGTGATATTCATGCTACCGTActtatatttctttatatatatatattttttgcatgACAGATTCCGAAGAACCCCCGAACACGTCGGCGACCCAAGCACTAACCGAGATGTTGCAAGCAGGAGAAGTTAGGTGGAGTTTGTTTACGCGAGCCCGCAATGTAGCAGCTCTCAACGCCCCAATAGCTCAAACCGTTCCTGCCCCGGTCCCAACTGTCCCCGTTGTACATCTAAACCCGCTGTACATATTGTAATCCATGTTCAATATTATTctaataaagtaataattaaGTTTAGGAATATCTGTTTTTTGTGTCCAAACTCGAAAGATATGGACTATGGAGgataataattcttttatttaaaaatgcacaataataattacaaatatgtaaTATTTCAGTTATCTTACATAAAATTTCAGTTATCTTATAGAGACTAATAATCTAAAATATCATAGACAAAACTAGTAGAGTCGTCTAGGTTCTCAGGATCAGTCTCCCAGCTGCTTTGGCTGCTACAACAAAAGCTGTCAGATTTAGAGTCGAGGTCAAAGTCCATAGGACTTGAACCATCAAAGTCAATAGAACTTGAACCATCAAAGTCAATAGGACTTGAACCATCTAATAATGTAGTACACTGAATAATTGAGTCTACAGAACTAAATACTTGTGCCTCATCATGAGGCTGAACCAATAGAACATGGAAACCTCTCGAGTCCAAAGAGGCAAGAACCCTGAGAAGCTCGTCGTCTTTTGGGGGGTTTTTTGTGATCAacattaaacatttttctttctcatccGCCAAGGAAGATGCATGTCTAGTAATGTCATATAACATTTTATGGATTATAGCGTCTTTATCTGGAAAAATGTATCAAGAGAGAAAACTAGATTAGaaacataatataatttaagaaagtaaaaaagtgATGAAAAAGTTTACTATGAGAAATAAGAATTCACCTAGGGATTCGTAGAAGAAAATCCCGGGATCAGAATCTATGGAGCTTTGCTCCTTAATACCAAAAGCAAATATTGACAACGGACCAATATAACCCATTCTCTGAAGAGCTGCTCTGATATAAGCAGAAATCAAATGATCACTAGGGGCTGGGGTTTCCTCGACGAGCCAGAAGACGCATGTGTTGATCGAGTACCAAGGCCCTGAAACGATTACATTCTAATTAGATCAACAGATTGATTCACAGTCATCTGCTAGTTAGATGTTACAGATAGATATCGATCATATGAAATCTAATCAAGTGATTTcggagaaaggaagagattcTTACCTGTAGTTTTTCCTCCTTTTGAGGTGCCGACGTTGTTCCTGGTTATGCTGAAATCAAATGCGTTCTCTAATACCCCTCTAGGCCAATCTGGGGCAGTGAGCTTTTCTTGTGCGATATCCACAGGCTGTACTAAGAAAGCATAGTAACCTCTCCCACTCATAAATTTAAGACGATTGTGGAAGTCACAGTCTCCTTGGGAGCTGATGTCATTTGAGATTACAATCACATTTGATTGTTTACGACAGTCTAGAGGAGAGTCCAGTTCCCATAATTGAGTGTCATGTAGCATCCTAACAGCTCTCGCAGTTTTATCCACGGgaactatatatatcaaacGAAGATAAATGATTAcatataataagaaaagagtAGTGTacccgagagagagagagagagagcttaaggaaaaaaaaaagagtatatatatatataccttgggGAACGAAATAGATTCTGGATTTGTGAAACTTCTCTACTATCTCATCTGGGAAGGGTATTATCTTGTCAGCATAAAGCCATATTGACATCACACCATCGGAAACACGTCGATCCTTAAGAGCCAATTTGATTCTCTCAAATATGGTTTCAGGATCAAGAAAAAAAGGGAATGGGCACTCGTTGATGTCCCAGAAGACGCCTGTCTTAGTCCCTGGGACAGTTTTGATAGGCTCTGCACAAAAACAATTACGACATGAGaaatgacaaaaagaattgaattgAATGCCAGTTAGATTACTAATTATATACGTAAGATAGGTCAGAA
This genomic window contains:
- the LOC104786330 gene encoding uncharacterized protein LOC104786330 — encoded protein: MKASAAKQYLLSRYFLSIPCYGTIHMYYMDQSGGGTLSSSLFLITCRSNYQDFSEPIKTVPGTKTGVFWDINECPFPFFLDPETIFERIKLALKDRRVSDGVMSIWLYADKIIPFPDEIVEKFHKSRIYFVPQVPVDKTARAVRMLHDTQLWELDSPLDCRKQSNVIVISNDISSQGDCDFHNRLKFMSGRGYYAFLVQPVDIAQEKLTAPDWPRGVLENAFDFSITRNNVGTSKGGKTTGPWYSINTCVFWLVEETPAPSDHLISAYIRAALQRMGYIGPLSIFAFGIKEQSSIDSDPGIFFYESLDKDAIIHKMLYDITRHASSLADEKEKCLMLITKNPPKDDELLRVLASLDSRGFHVLLVQPHDEAQVFSSVDSIIQCTTLLDGSSPIDFDGSSSIDFDGSSPMDFDLDSKSDSFCCSSQSSWETDPENLDDSTSFVYDILDY